A single Oryza brachyantha chromosome 8, ObraRS2, whole genome shotgun sequence DNA region contains:
- the LOC102716439 gene encoding E3 ubiquitin-protein ligase SIRP1-like, producing the protein MSASSSPPAPAPRAADAAVPLFYCYECESTVSLPPPPPQPSRRLVCPRCRSDFLEENPNPPEVSSPPPPPPPPPGFLSDSSDDDEEDGGDLDLGVGLDPAATREYLARLLQRHLYDEPVDVASAAAAAVSMLQQSGGGGGGGENAPAPAASIAALPTVEVSEHAAACAICKDDLPLAAAARRLPCGHLYHSDCIVQWLEMRNSCPVCRSRLPSADLQQAAPSDQDPPPMRITIRLSTNRRRVRTNNDAVPPVAASPTQLAQAVTGEGGGGPANSTETVSSEWPPPSESDAVMSDVREGQRFFD; encoded by the coding sequence ATGTccgcgtcctcctcccctcccgctcccgctccccgcgccgccgacgcggcggTCCCGCTGTTCTACTGCTACGAGTGCGAGTCCACCgtgtcgctgccgccgccgccgccgcagccgtcgCGGCGGCTCGTCTGCCCGCGCTGCCGCAGCGACTTCCTCGAGGAGAACCCTAACCCTCCGGAGGTGTCgtcccctcccccgccgcctccccctccgccgggGTTCCTCTCCGActcctccgacgacgacgaggaggacggcggcgacctggACCTCGGGGTGGGGCTCGAccccgccgccacgcgcgAGTACCTCGCCCGCCTCCTCCAACGCCACCTCTACGACGAGCCCGTCGacgtcgcgtccgccgcggccgccgcggtttccatgctgcagcagagcggcggcggcggcggcggcggcgagaacgCCCCGGCGCCCGCCGCGTCCATCGCCGCGCTGCCGACGGTCGAGGTGTCCGAGCACGCCGCGGCGTGCGCCATATGCAAGGACGacctccccctcgccgccgccgcgcggaggCTCCCCTGCGGCCACCTCTACCACTCGGACTGCATCGTGCAGTGGCTCGAGATGCGCAACTCGTGCCCCGTCTGCCGCTCCCGTCTCCCGTCCGCCGACCTCCAGCAGGCGGCGCCCTCTGACCAGGACCCGCCGCCCATGCGGATCACGATCAGGCTCTCTACCAACCGTCGCCGCGTCCGCACCAACAATGATGCGGTTCCCCCGGTTGCGGCGTCGCCTACCCAGCTCGCGCAAGCGGTGACTGGGGAAGGAGGTGGGGGGCCTGCGAATAGCACGGAGACTGTATCGTCTGAGTGGCCACCGCCCTCTGAATCCGATGCCGTCATGTCAGATGTCCGCGAGGGCCAGAGATTCTTCGATTGA